A region from the Pseudomonas sp. Teo4 genome encodes:
- a CDS encoding PilW family protein, with the protein MSDRQNGFGLLEVMLALAIGLMCLAAVSQVFVSAHQAWRLQGSAAQLQDDARLALLRMAQDIRMAGMFGCLRLQADDFQAPGARQAFARPLQVGPSSLSLIVAELPGYTGIPDWTLLTDCIDQAQVHGGRAQSTGRFLAVPISRHDYVLVGSELKLKRGGRVQPLVNHVRELRIERVDTPEGERFDLKLTLYEPDLRLEQYHELSVMLRNPVIES; encoded by the coding sequence ATGAGCGATAGACAAAACGGCTTCGGTCTGCTGGAAGTCATGTTGGCGCTTGCCATTGGGCTGATGTGTCTGGCAGCAGTCAGCCAAGTCTTCGTTTCCGCCCATCAGGCTTGGCGCCTGCAAGGTTCAGCTGCGCAGCTGCAGGATGACGCCCGCCTGGCGCTGCTGCGCATGGCCCAGGACATTCGCATGGCCGGGATGTTCGGTTGCCTGCGTCTGCAGGCAGACGACTTCCAGGCTCCGGGCGCGCGCCAGGCCTTCGCTCGGCCGTTGCAGGTCGGCCCATCCAGCTTGAGCCTGATCGTCGCCGAACTGCCTGGGTACACCGGCATACCGGATTGGACCTTGCTCACGGACTGCATCGACCAGGCACAAGTGCACGGTGGGCGAGCTCAAAGCACTGGACGGTTTCTGGCAGTACCCATCAGTCGTCACGACTACGTGCTTGTGGGCAGTGAGCTGAAGCTCAAGCGAGGTGGCCGTGTCCAGCCTCTGGTCAACCATGTGCGCGAGCTGCGTATCGAGAGAGTAGATACGCCGGAAGGGGAACGGTTCGATCTGAAACTCACGCTGTATGAACCTGACTTGAGGCTCGAGCAATACCATGAGTTGAGTGTGATGCTGCGCAACCCGGTAATCGAGTCATGA
- a CDS encoding type IV pilin protein — MQQGMSLIELLIVLAVTGILAAIAYPSYSDQLRRAARSEVVGLLHDAALRLERHRTLTGQYAEGEPLLPDGNRYYSLHAQRGSDTFTLLARRLPSGLMADDRCGDFQLDQAGVRANPRAFEDAERCWGS; from the coding sequence ATGCAGCAAGGTATGAGCCTGATCGAGTTGTTGATTGTCCTGGCCGTGACCGGCATTCTGGCAGCCATTGCCTACCCCAGTTACAGCGACCAGCTCAGGCGAGCCGCACGCAGCGAAGTGGTTGGCCTGCTGCACGATGCCGCCCTGCGCCTGGAGCGTCATCGCACGCTCACCGGTCAGTATGCCGAGGGCGAACCACTGTTGCCTGACGGGAATCGTTACTACAGCCTGCACGCCCAACGTGGCAGCGACACGTTCACGTTGCTTGCCCGTCGGCTGCCGAGTGGCCTGATGGCCGATGACCGCTGCGGCGATTTCCAGTTGGACCAGGCCGGTGTGCGCGCCAATCCAAGGGCGTTTGAAGACGCTGAACGCTGTTGGGGAAGCTGA
- a CDS encoding GspH/FimT family pseudopilin produces the protein MRQQGATLIQMMCALAIAAVLTQLGMPAYVNMTDDLHRAAAARDLMQGLRSARSHALLQSRVVAIQPLDNDWGAGWRIVLDENQQVLQEHRLARPLRIAASTGREVKFSEVGIPQGRNASLLGITLEVCKRVAQSTPYQVIVATSGRVRLDTNEPTQPSC, from the coding sequence GTGCGGCAACAAGGGGCAACACTGATACAAATGATGTGTGCGCTGGCGATCGCTGCGGTTCTGACGCAACTGGGTATGCCTGCCTACGTCAACATGACCGATGACCTACACAGGGCGGCAGCAGCCCGAGACCTCATGCAGGGGTTGCGCAGTGCGCGCAGCCACGCGCTACTGCAGAGCCGTGTCGTGGCCATTCAGCCATTGGACAATGACTGGGGAGCAGGCTGGCGTATCGTTCTGGATGAGAACCAGCAAGTGCTACAGGAACATCGCCTGGCGCGACCACTGCGGATCGCGGCGAGTACGGGAAGAGAGGTGAAATTCAGCGAAGTTGGCATTCCGCAAGGGCGCAATGCCAGCCTGCTGGGCATAACACTGGAGGTGTGCAAACGGGTTGCCCAAAGCACACCTTACCAGGTCATCGTGGCGACAAGCGGAAGGGTCAGGCTGGATACCAATGAACCCACGCAGCCCTCTTGCTGA
- a CDS encoding prepilin-type N-terminal cleavage/methylation domain-containing protein, which translates to MRTMEQGVTLLEVLLAVLVVSLGAFAAAAVQLRAMQATESARLDGQAALAAHSEQERDRAKGKQP; encoded by the coding sequence ATGCGCACGATGGAACAGGGAGTGACGCTGCTGGAAGTGTTGTTGGCCGTGCTGGTGGTTTCGCTGGGAGCGTTTGCGGCGGCTGCAGTGCAGCTGCGTGCGATGCAAGCCACCGAAAGCGCTCGCCTCGATGGGCAGGCGGCATTGGCCGCGCATAGCGAGCAAGAACGGGACAGAGCCAAAGGCAAGCAGCCATGA